One window of the Shimwellia blattae DSM 4481 = NBRC 105725 genome contains the following:
- a CDS encoding type II toxin-antitoxin system CcdA family antitoxin: MKQRTTQSVTVTLERDLIAAARAAGVNMSQTLAAALDAELKKHASTRWKEENREGLEALNRFHDEHGHFSDDYRAF; encoded by the coding sequence ATGAAACAACGTACTACTCAGAGTGTCACTGTCACGCTGGAGCGCGATTTGATCGCTGCCGCCCGTGCTGCCGGGGTGAATATGAGTCAGACTCTGGCCGCAGCCCTTGATGCCGAACTGAAAAAGCACGCCTCCACTCGCTGGAAAGAAGAGAATCGGGAAGGGCTGGAAGCGCTTAACCGCTTCCATGATGAGCATGGGCACTTCAGTGATGACTACAGAGCGTTCTGA
- the leuE gene encoding leucine efflux protein LeuE yields MFSDLGVLNFWTYVIGAIFIVLVPGPNTLFVLKTSVTHGVRQGYLAALGVFIGDAVLMFLAWAGVATLIKTTPVLFNIVRYLGAFYLLYLGAKILYATLLKKGAGHDVAQEPRSATLKRALILSMTNPKAILFYVSFFVQFIDVHAPHTGVAFMILAGVLEMVSFTYLSFLIFTGAFVTRYVKTRKKLAKLGNSLIGMLFVGFAARLATLQS; encoded by the coding sequence GTGTTTTCTGACTTAGGGGTACTGAATTTCTGGACCTATGTAATAGGCGCAATTTTTATTGTCCTGGTTCCGGGGCCCAATACGCTTTTTGTGCTGAAAACCAGCGTAACGCACGGCGTGCGCCAGGGGTATCTTGCAGCGCTGGGGGTATTTATTGGCGATGCGGTGTTAATGTTTCTCGCCTGGGCCGGGGTGGCCACGCTGATAAAAACCACGCCGGTGCTGTTTAATATCGTCCGCTATCTGGGGGCGTTTTATCTGCTCTATCTGGGGGCGAAGATCCTCTATGCCACTTTACTGAAAAAAGGGGCCGGCCATGATGTCGCCCAGGAGCCGCGTAGCGCCACCCTGAAAAGGGCGCTGATCCTGAGCATGACCAACCCCAAAGCGATTCTGTTTTATGTCTCTTTCTTTGTGCAGTTTATTGATGTGCACGCGCCGCATACCGGGGTGGCATTTATGATCCTCGCCGGGGTGCTGGAGATGGTGAGCTTTACCTATCTGAGCTTCCTGATTTTCACCGGGGCTTTTGTGACCCGCTATGTGAAAACCCGTAAAAAACTGGCAAAACTGGGCAACAGCCTGATTGGCATGTTATTTGTCGGTTTTGCGGCCCGCCTGGCAACCCTGCAGTCCTGA
- the cybB gene encoding cytochrome b561, producing the protein MRDKYSGLQIGIHWLVFLLVILTYCAMELRGFFPRSYRPVFNMVHISCGSAILILMVARLLVRLKRPAPPITPKPSAMMTGFAHLGHLAIYLLFIALPVIGLVMMYYRARPWFPFGIAMPYAPEADFDLVDTLKGYHELLANLGYWLIGLHAAAALAHHYFWRDNTLLRMMPKKRP; encoded by the coding sequence ATGCGGGATAAGTATTCGGGACTACAAATTGGCATTCACTGGCTGGTATTTTTACTGGTTATTCTGACCTATTGCGCCATGGAGCTGCGAGGCTTTTTCCCCAGAAGCTACCGCCCCGTGTTTAATATGGTGCATATTTCCTGCGGATCGGCCATTCTTATTCTGATGGTCGCCCGGCTTCTGGTGCGCCTGAAACGACCGGCGCCGCCGATTACCCCTAAACCCTCCGCGATGATGACCGGTTTTGCCCACCTCGGGCATCTGGCTATCTACCTGCTGTTTATCGCGCTGCCGGTTATCGGCCTGGTGATGATGTATTACCGCGCCCGGCCCTGGTTCCCGTTCGGTATTGCCATGCCCTACGCGCCAGAGGCGGATTTTGACCTGGTCGATACCCTTAAGGGCTACCATGAGTTGCTGGCTAACCTCGGCTACTGGCTGATTGGCCTGCACGCGGCGGCGGCGCTGGCGCACCACTATTTCTGGCGTGATAATACGCTGCTGCGCATGATGCCGAAAAAGCGCCCTTAA
- the hrpA gene encoding ATP-dependent RNA helicase HrpA, which translates to MENKIPGLSDLQTRLDSLMLRDRQPLSRRLHGVRKMKNPQAAQALLAELTAEIDTAAARVALREASRPAITYPDNLPVSQKKQAILEAIRDHQVVIVAGETGSGKTTQLPKICMELGRGIKGWIGHTQPRRLAARTVANRIAQELETEPGGCVGYKVRFNDHVGENTLVKLMTDGILLAEIQQDRLLMQYDTIIIDEAHERSLNIDFLLGYLKEVLPRRPDLKVIITSATIDPQRFSRHFDNAPVIEVSGRTYPVEVRYRPVVDNAEDTDRDQLQAIFDAVDELGHEAPGDILIFMSGEREIRDTADGLNKLNLRHTEVLPLYARLSNSEQNRVFQPHTGRRIVLATNVAETSLTVPGIKYVIDPGTARISRYSYRTKVQRLPIEPVSQASANQRKGRCGRVSDGICIRLYSEDDFLSRPEFTDPEILRTNLASVILQMTALGLGDIAAFPFVEAPDKRNIQDGVRLLEELGAIISNEQQGSYKLTASGRQLARLPVDPRLARMVLEAQKHGCVREVMIITAALSIQDPRERPQEKQQAADEKHRRFQDKDSDFLAFVNLWNYLGEQQKALSSNGFRRLCRTEYLNYLRVREWQDIYTQIRQVVKELRIAVNSEAADFRTVHTALLTGLLSHIGMKDTDKQEYTGARNARFAIFPGSGLFKKPPKWTMVAELVETSRLWGRIAARIEPEWIEPVAQHLLRRSWSEPHWERAQGAVMASEKVTLYGLPIVAARKVNYSTIDPALCRELFIRHALVEGDWQTRHAFFRDNQKLRTEVEDLEHRSRRRDILVDDEALFEFYDQRIDHDVVSSRHFDSWWKKASRENPDLLSFEKSMLIREGAEQVSKLDYPNFWHQGNLKLRLSYQFEPGADADGVTVHIPLPLLNQVEETGFEWQVPGMRRELVIALIKSLPKPVRRNFVPAPNYADAVLGRVTPLEQPLLESLERELRRMSGVTIDREDWHWEQVPEHLKMTFRVVDEHQKKLSEGPSLEALKNSLKEKVQQTISAVADDGIEQSGLHIWSFGALPDHYEQKRGGYQVKAWPALVDEKESVAIRLFDNPQEQQHAMWRGLRRLLLLNIPSPIKYLHEKLPNKAKLGLYFNPYGKVLDLIDDCISCGVDKLIADAGGPVWDEAGFTRLHEIVRANLNDTVVDIAQQVERILTAVFSINKRLKGRVDMTMALGLADVKAQMNGLVYRGFVTGNGYQRLGDTLRYLQAIEKRLEKMAIDPHRDRAQMLKIEQVQQAWQPWLHKLPASRRDDDDVQAIRWMIEELRVSYFAQQLGTAYPVSDKRIMQAMESISA; encoded by the coding sequence ATGGAAAATAAAATCCCCGGACTGTCTGATTTACAGACACGCCTCGACTCGCTCATGCTGCGCGACCGGCAGCCGCTTTCCCGACGCCTGCATGGCGTGCGCAAAATGAAAAATCCGCAGGCAGCCCAGGCGCTGCTGGCGGAACTGACGGCGGAAATCGACACCGCCGCAGCCAGAGTCGCCCTGCGCGAAGCGTCGCGCCCGGCGATCACCTACCCGGATAATCTTCCCGTCAGCCAGAAAAAACAGGCCATTCTGGAGGCCATTCGCGACCACCAGGTGGTGATTGTGGCCGGGGAAACCGGCTCCGGTAAAACCACACAGCTGCCGAAAATCTGCATGGAGCTGGGGCGGGGGATCAAAGGCTGGATAGGCCATACCCAGCCCCGGCGCCTGGCGGCCCGGACCGTGGCGAACCGCATTGCTCAGGAGCTGGAAACCGAGCCCGGCGGCTGCGTGGGCTATAAAGTCCGGTTTAATGATCATGTGGGGGAAAATACCCTCGTTAAACTGATGACCGACGGGATCCTGCTGGCGGAAATTCAGCAGGATCGCCTGCTGATGCAGTACGACACGATAATTATCGATGAGGCCCACGAACGCAGCCTGAATATCGATTTCTTGCTCGGCTACCTGAAAGAGGTACTGCCGCGCCGCCCGGATCTCAAAGTTATTATCACCTCGGCAACCATTGATCCCCAGCGCTTCTCGCGCCATTTTGATAACGCCCCGGTGATTGAAGTCTCCGGGCGCACGTACCCGGTAGAGGTGCGCTACCGCCCGGTGGTGGACAACGCCGAGGATACGGACCGCGATCAGCTACAGGCGATTTTTGACGCCGTGGATGAGCTGGGCCATGAAGCCCCCGGGGATATTCTTATCTTTATGAGCGGTGAGCGGGAGATTCGCGACACGGCCGATGGCCTGAACAAACTGAATCTGCGCCACACCGAGGTGCTGCCCCTCTATGCAAGGCTGTCAAACAGCGAGCAGAACCGGGTGTTCCAGCCCCATACGGGGCGGCGCATTGTGCTGGCCACAAACGTGGCGGAAACCTCGCTTACGGTGCCGGGCATTAAATATGTGATTGACCCGGGTACTGCGCGTATCAGCCGCTACAGCTACCGGACCAAGGTCCAGCGCCTGCCGATCGAACCCGTGTCCCAGGCCTCCGCCAACCAGCGCAAAGGGCGCTGCGGGCGCGTGTCGGACGGGATCTGCATCCGTCTTTATTCTGAAGATGACTTTTTATCGCGCCCGGAATTTACCGACCCGGAGATCCTGCGCACTAACCTGGCCTCGGTTATTCTGCAAATGACCGCCCTGGGGCTGGGGGATATTGCCGCGTTCCCGTTTGTGGAGGCGCCAGACAAGCGCAATATTCAGGACGGGGTGCGCCTGCTCGAAGAGCTGGGCGCCATTATCAGTAACGAGCAGCAGGGCAGCTATAAGCTGACCGCCTCCGGGCGCCAGCTGGCCCGGTTACCGGTGGATCCCCGCCTGGCACGCATGGTGCTGGAGGCGCAAAAACATGGCTGTGTCCGCGAGGTGATGATTATCACCGCGGCCCTGTCTATTCAGGATCCCCGGGAGCGCCCGCAGGAGAAGCAGCAAGCCGCCGATGAGAAGCACCGCCGCTTCCAGGATAAAGATTCAGATTTCCTGGCCTTTGTGAATCTGTGGAACTACCTGGGCGAACAGCAAAAAGCCCTCTCATCCAATGGGTTCCGCCGCCTGTGCCGCACCGAGTATCTCAACTACCTGCGGGTGCGGGAGTGGCAGGATATCTACACCCAGATCCGCCAGGTGGTGAAAGAGCTGCGCATTGCGGTGAACAGCGAAGCGGCAGATTTCCGCACCGTGCATACGGCGCTGCTGACCGGGCTTTTGTCGCATATCGGTATGAAAGATACCGACAAGCAGGAATATACCGGTGCGCGTAATGCGCGCTTTGCGATTTTCCCCGGCTCCGGGTTATTTAAAAAGCCGCCCAAATGGACCATGGTGGCGGAGCTGGTCGAAACCAGCCGCCTGTGGGGGCGTATTGCCGCCCGGATAGAGCCAGAATGGATAGAGCCGGTAGCCCAGCACCTGCTGCGCCGCAGCTGGAGCGAGCCCCACTGGGAGCGGGCCCAGGGCGCGGTGATGGCCAGTGAAAAAGTCACCCTCTACGGGTTACCGATCGTGGCGGCCCGCAAGGTGAACTACAGCACGATTGATCCCGCCCTGTGCCGGGAGCTGTTTATCCGCCACGCCCTGGTCGAAGGGGACTGGCAGACCCGCCATGCCTTCTTCCGCGATAACCAGAAGCTGCGCACGGAAGTGGAAGATCTGGAGCACCGCTCCCGGCGCCGGGATATTCTGGTGGATGACGAGGCGCTGTTTGAATTTTACGATCAGCGTATTGACCACGATGTTGTCTCTTCCCGCCATTTTGACAGCTGGTGGAAGAAGGCCAGCAGGGAAAACCCGGATCTGCTCAGCTTTGAAAAAAGTATGCTTATCAGGGAAGGGGCGGAGCAGGTCAGCAAGCTGGATTATCCGAACTTCTGGCATCAGGGGAACCTGAAGCTGCGCCTCAGCTATCAGTTTGAACCCGGGGCCGATGCCGACGGGGTTACGGTGCATATTCCGCTGCCGCTGCTCAACCAGGTGGAAGAGACCGGGTTTGAATGGCAGGTGCCGGGGATGCGCCGGGAGCTGGTGATAGCGCTGATTAAATCGCTGCCGAAGCCGGTGCGGCGCAACTTTGTCCCGGCCCCCAACTATGCAGATGCGGTGCTCGGGCGGGTAACGCCGCTGGAACAACCGCTGCTGGAGAGCCTGGAGCGCGAGCTGCGGCGCATGAGCGGGGTGACTATTGATCGGGAAGACTGGCACTGGGAGCAGGTGCCTGAACACCTGAAAATGACCTTCCGGGTGGTGGATGAACACCAGAAAAAGCTCAGTGAGGGCCCGTCGCTGGAGGCGCTGAAAAACAGCCTGAAAGAGAAAGTTCAGCAAACTATCTCGGCCGTTGCTGACGACGGTATCGAACAGAGCGGCCTGCATATCTGGAGTTTTGGCGCACTGCCGGACCACTACGAGCAAAAACGCGGTGGCTACCAGGTGAAAGCCTGGCCTGCGCTGGTGGATGAAAAAGAGAGTGTTGCCATCCGCCTGTTTGACAACCCGCAGGAGCAGCAGCACGCCATGTGGCGCGGATTGCGCCGCCTGCTACTGCTGAACATTCCGTCGCCCATTAAGTACCTGCATGAGAAGCTGCCCAACAAAGCCAAACTGGGGCTCTACTTTAACCCTTACGGTAAAGTGCTGGATCTTATTGATGACTGCATCTCCTGCGGGGTGGATAAACTGATCGCCGACGCAGGCGGCCCGGTCTGGGATGAAGCCGGGTTTACCCGGCTGCATGAGATCGTGCGCGCAAACCTCAACGACACGGTGGTGGATATTGCGCAACAGGTCGAGCGGATCCTGACGGCGGTCTTCAGCATTAACAAACGCCTGAAAGGGCGGGTGGATATGACCATGGCCCTGGGGCTGGCCGACGTGAAAGCCCAGATGAACGGGCTGGTCTATCGTGGTTTTGTGACCGGGAATGGCTATCAGCGCCTTGGCGATACGCTGCGCTACCTGCAGGCGATTGAAAAGCGGCTGGAGAAAATGGCCATTGATCCCCACCGGGATCGGGCCCAGATGCTGAAAATCGAGCAGGTGCAGCAGGCGTGGCAGCCCTGGCTGCATAAATTACCGGCCAGCCGCCGGGATGACGACGACGTCCAGGCGATCCGCTGGATGATAGAGGAGCTGCGGGTCAGCTACTTTGCCCAGCAGCTGGGTACGGCGTACCCGGTCTCTGATAAGCGGATTATGCAGGCGATGGAGAGCATCAGCGCCTGA